The DNA window AAGCTAAAAAAGCTACCAAAAAAGAAACAACTGAAGAAGTAGTAGCAGAAGAAAAAACAGCTAAAAAACCAGCTGCTAAAAAAACTGCAAAAAAAGACACTGAAGATTAATTTTAAAAACCAAAAAACCTTAAAATAAAATGGCACACAAGAAAGGAGTTGGTAGTTCCAAAAACGGTAGAGAATCTCACTCTAAAAGATTAGGTGTGAAGATTTTCGGTGGACAAAGCGCTATTGCTGGTAATATTATTGTAAGACAAAGAGGTACACAACACCACCCAGGTGAAAACGTGGGAATGGGTAAAGACCACACTTTGCATGCATTAGTAGACGGTAAAGTAGTTTTTACTAAGAAAGCAAACAACAGATCTTTTGTATCTGTAGAACCAAACGCATAATTTAAGCGTTATAAAATCTTAAAACCTCAGCTTTTCGCTGAGGTTTTTTATGTTATTATTCATCAAAAAAATTCTTTGTCATTGCCTTGAAAATCTGTAACTTCGCTTCCCTTTTTATAGCAAGTTTATTTATGAAAAAAATATTATCCGTTTTTACCTTAATTTTATTTTTATCAAGCAATGCCCAAACCAAAATTTTATTTGATGCCACAAAAGCCGAAATGGCAGGAAACGCAGATTGGGTAATTGATGCAGATTCTAAATCTGGTGGAGAATCTAATCCACAAAGAATTCCTACTCCCGCACAAAGCGGAATTACCGCTTCTACCTCAGAAACTTATTGGAACGGTGGAATAAGTGCGTGGGCAATTGATTTAGTAAAACAAGGATACTACGTAGAAACACTCCCAAGAACAGGAGGTGTAATTTCTTATGGAAATCCAAATAACGACCAAGATTTATCTAATTACAAAGTATTTATCGTTACCGAGCCAAATAGCCAATTTACGATGGCAGAAAAAGACGCTATTATTAATTTCGTGAAAAACGGAGGCGGACTTTATATGATTGCCGACCATGACAATAGCGATAGAAATGGTGACGGTTGGGATTCTCCAGCTATTTGGAATGATTTAGTTTCTACCAATTCTGTAGTTGCCAATCCTTTCGGAATTACCTTTGACGTAGTGACTTTTTCACAAACCACTACTAATTTTGCAAATATTCCTTCTAATACTATTTTAAATGGAAGCGCTGGAACTCCTAGAGCTATGCAGTTTTCTGCGGGCGCAAGTATGACGCTTAATAAAACCGCTAATCCTTCTGTTCAAGGTTTGGTTTTTAAAACGGGAGCTTCAACCACAGGAACCACTAATGTAATGTTTGCTACTGCAACTTACGGAGCTGGAAAAGTTTGTGCATTAGGAGACAGTTCCGTTCCTGATGATGGAACAGGAGACACTGGAGACAATTTATATGATGGCTATTTTGCAGATGCTTCGGGAAATCATAGACCTCTTTTAATTAATTCTGTAATTTGGTTGGCTACCTCTTCAGGATTAGCCACAGATGACATTATGAAACCAGAACTTTCGGTAAATATTTACCCTAATCCAAGTAGTGATTTTGTGTATGTACAGAGCAAAACCTCAGAAAAATATCACTTAACCTTAATGGACTCCTCTGGAAAAGTTTTGCAAAGTATTCCTAATACAGACAAGATTAGCATAACTTCTTATCCTAAAGGAATTTACTACTTGGTCATCAAAAACGATAAAGGTTTTAAAAACTTTAAAGTCGAAAAAAAATAATTCCACTCCAACCGAAGAACTTCTTCGGTTTTTTTTATTTATTTTTGAGGAAATTCTCAACAAATGAAAATCAATACATTCACTATGGCATTAGCAGGATTATTCCTTGCCTCGTGCTCATCACAAGTTATGAAAATGTGTCGTCCTAAAATAACTATACAGGTTATTTAATAAATCCTATTTTAGTTATACAAATATAATTCTTAATCCTAAATTTACTATACCATTGTTTTTTTATCATTAAATTTTTTATTGTATTTTTTCCATCTTTTCTTTAATTGTTCAGATTTTAGATGGGCTTGATGAGGGGTTAAATAATCACAACTTGCATGAGGCCTGAGTTGGTTATATGACAAAATGCTTGCATTCACCTGTCTCTTCGTTTGTTCAAAACCTAATGCGCTTGTATAAAGATTAAATTCTTTCTTTATAATGCCATTTACTCTTTCTGCTAATGCGTTTTCATAAGGATTACCATTTTCTGTCATACTGATGGCAATATTATTTTTTAATAATAAATCTACATAATTCTGGGAACAGTATTGCGAACCTCTATCGGAATGATGTATGAGAGGATGATGATACAATCGATTATGAAGTGCCATTTTCAAAGCATCAATACATCCTTCTGCCGATAGGTCTTGACGAAAACTGTAGCCCATAATTTTTCGAGAATAGGCA is part of the Cloacibacterium normanense genome and encodes:
- the rpmA gene encoding 50S ribosomal protein L27, with protein sequence MAHKKGVGSSKNGRESHSKRLGVKIFGGQSAIAGNIIVRQRGTQHHPGENVGMGKDHTLHALVDGKVVFTKKANNRSFVSVEPNA
- a CDS encoding IS3 family transposase, whose amino-acid sequence is MKEFYPKLGIGFLCRLFGKTRHAYYDGLWRKENSLIKEDIILQEVRTIRRDLPQVGTRKLHYMLQNQLKSHAISFGRDYLFDLLAAHQLLIRKRKRKVITTDSRHWMRKYSNLIKGMVINRPEQVWVSDITYIRLTHQWGYLSLITDAYSRKIMGYSFRQDLSAEGCIDALKMALHNRLYHHPLIHHSDRGSQYCSQNYVDLLLKNNIAISMTENGNPYENALAERVNGIIKKEFNLYTSALGFEQTKRQVNASILSYNQLRPHASCDYLTPHQAHLKSEQLKKRWKKYNKKFNDKKTMV
- a CDS encoding T9SS type A sorting domain-containing protein, whose product is MKKILSVFTLILFLSSNAQTKILFDATKAEMAGNADWVIDADSKSGGESNPQRIPTPAQSGITASTSETYWNGGISAWAIDLVKQGYYVETLPRTGGVISYGNPNNDQDLSNYKVFIVTEPNSQFTMAEKDAIINFVKNGGGLYMIADHDNSDRNGDGWDSPAIWNDLVSTNSVVANPFGITFDVVTFSQTTTNFANIPSNTILNGSAGTPRAMQFSAGASMTLNKTANPSVQGLVFKTGASTTGTTNVMFATATYGAGKVCALGDSSVPDDGTGDTGDNLYDGYFADASGNHRPLLINSVIWLATSSGLATDDIMKPELSVNIYPNPSSDFVYVQSKTSEKYHLTLMDSSGKVLQSIPNTDKISITSYPKGIYYLVIKNDKGFKNFKVEKK